In Sporosarcina sp. PTS2304, a genomic segment contains:
- the mazG gene encoding nucleoside triphosphate pyrophosphohydrolase yields MRKITVIGLGAGDLQQLPLGVYRLLKQAECLVIRTEEHPVVPELRAEGIQMDSFDVLYEANDAFEDVYKGIVEKLLEMSTEQHVTYAVPGHPLVAERTVQLLIEKERAGEIELHLAGGSSFLDPIFTALRIDPIEGFQLLDGTDVKRDDIRMDQHVLIGQVYDAFVASDVKLTLMEKYPDEHEVTIVTAAGSAEEKLTSVALFELDRIVSLNNLTTIYVPPLAKRNQRLKEWSSFREIIATLRAPDGCPWDREQTHETLKRYVIEEAFELVQAIDEEDDEAIIEELGDVLLQVFLHAQIGEDNGYFSIEDVLETVSEKMIRRHPHVFGKTTADTTMEVLTNWQAIKDAEKPKRDSLLEGQERYASSLLTSYNYQKTAAKVGFDWPTIEGAFEKFQEEWLEFQEEVRHGGTTSQLDELGDVLFTIVNIARFLKISPEEAMWHTNEKFKSRFTYVEQCVKQGTGDFSSYSLEQLEQFWQQAKREEESNETR; encoded by the coding sequence GTGAGAAAAATCACTGTCATTGGATTAGGCGCAGGCGACTTACAACAGTTGCCGCTAGGTGTATACAGATTATTGAAGCAAGCTGAATGTCTTGTCATCCGTACAGAAGAGCATCCAGTTGTACCTGAATTGCGCGCGGAGGGAATCCAAATGGATAGCTTTGACGTACTATACGAAGCAAATGATGCGTTTGAGGATGTCTACAAAGGCATAGTAGAGAAGTTGCTTGAAATGAGCACAGAACAACACGTTACATATGCTGTGCCGGGACATCCGCTAGTAGCTGAACGAACAGTCCAGCTGTTGATTGAAAAAGAACGGGCAGGAGAAATTGAATTGCACTTGGCAGGCGGCAGCAGTTTCTTGGATCCAATATTCACTGCATTGCGCATAGATCCAATCGAGGGATTCCAGCTGCTCGATGGAACGGACGTAAAGCGTGACGATATTCGAATGGATCAGCATGTGTTGATCGGACAAGTCTATGACGCATTCGTGGCTTCTGACGTGAAGCTAACATTGATGGAGAAATATCCTGACGAGCATGAGGTGACGATTGTGACAGCCGCTGGTTCTGCTGAAGAAAAGTTAACGAGTGTGGCACTTTTTGAACTGGATCGCATTGTATCATTAAACAATCTAACGACCATTTACGTACCACCTTTGGCGAAACGGAACCAGCGCTTGAAAGAATGGAGTTCATTCCGTGAAATCATAGCTACTTTACGTGCACCGGATGGTTGCCCATGGGATCGTGAGCAGACACATGAGACGCTGAAGCGTTATGTAATCGAAGAAGCATTTGAATTAGTTCAGGCAATTGATGAAGAAGACGATGAAGCGATTATTGAAGAGCTCGGAGATGTTTTATTACAAGTCTTTTTGCATGCACAAATTGGTGAAGACAATGGCTACTTCTCAATAGAAGACGTGCTTGAAACAGTGAGCGAGAAAATGATCCGCCGCCATCCGCACGTCTTCGGTAAGACGACAGCCGATACAACGATGGAAGTACTGACAAATTGGCAAGCGATAAAAGATGCAGAAAAGCCAAAGCGAGACTCATTGCTCGAAGGTCAGGAACGCTATGCTTCATCTTTACTAACATCGTACAATTATCAGAAGACAGCAGCCAAGGTTGGATTTGACTGGCCTACCATTGAAGGGGCGTTCGAAAAGTTTCAAGAAGAATGGCTTGAATTTCAAGAGGAAGTCCGCCACGGTGGAACCACTAGTCAACTGGATGAATTAGGCGACGTTCTATTCACCATTGTCAACATTGCCAGGTTTTTGAAAATTTCACCGGAAGAAGCGATGTGGCATACAAATGAAAAGTTTAAGTCACGTTTTACGTATGTAGAACAATGCGTAAAGCAAGGAACTGGAGATTTTTCAAGCTATAGTTTAGAACAACTTGAACAATTCTGGCAGCAAGCCAAACGAGAGGAAGAATCTAATGAGACTAGATAA